One part of the Macadamia integrifolia cultivar HAES 741 unplaced genomic scaffold, SCU_Mint_v3 scaffold2885, whole genome shotgun sequence genome encodes these proteins:
- the LOC122067383 gene encoding protein ABA DEFICIENT 4, chloroplastic-like isoform X5, protein MGFGLHSKLHLVNRIWHFKQHCDRSGFSIRGFTNSQIARSVFTLGTAAVLPFYTLMVLAPKTELTRKTMESTIPYFVLGLLYAYLLYLSWTPDTIRLMFASKYWLPELCSIGKMFSSEMTLASAWIHLLAVDLFAARQVYQDGLENEIEIRHSVSLCLLFCPVGIVTHMFTKLLSKNRRNTE, encoded by the exons ATGGGTTTCGGCTTGCATTCCAAACTTCATCTG GTTAACAGGATCTGGCATTTTAAGCAACATTGTGATAGATCTGGCTTTTCTATCAGAG GGTTTACAAATTCTCAAATTGCCAGGAGTGTTTTCACCCTGGGAACAGCTGCTGTTCTCCCATTCTACACCCTCATGGTTCTTGCTCCTAAAACAGAGCTG ACCAGGAAGACCATGGAGAGCACCATTCCATATTTTGTACTTGGACTTTTGTATGCCTATCTTCTATATCTCTCCTGGACACCAGATACCATACGGTTAATGTTCGCAAGTAAATATTGGCTGCCAGAG CTCTGCAGTATAGGAAAGATGTTCTCCAGTGAGATGACCTTAGCTTCTGCATGGATTCATCTGTTGGCTGTCGATCTCTTTGCGGCAAG GCAGGTGTATCAAGATGGACTGGAAAATGAGATTGAAATTCGGCATTCAGTTTCGCTGTGCCTACTCTTTTGCCCTGTTGGAATTGTTACTCATATGTTCACAAAGTTACTGAGCAAAAACAGAAGGAATACGGAGTAG
- the LOC122067383 gene encoding protein ABA DEFICIENT 4, chloroplastic-like isoform X4, giving the protein MVPSACSFSSQMSLKVNRIWHFKQHCDRSGFSIRGFTNSQIARSVFTLGTAAVLPFYTLMVLAPKTELTRKTMESTIPYFVLGLLYAYLLYLSWTPDTIRLMFASKYWLPELCSIGKMFSSEMTLASAWIHLLAVDLFAARQVYQDGLENEIEIRHSVSLCLLFCPVGIVTHMFTKLLSKNRRNTE; this is encoded by the exons ATGGTGCCCTCAGCTTGCTCTTTTAGTTCTCAAATGTCACTCAAG GTTAACAGGATCTGGCATTTTAAGCAACATTGTGATAGATCTGGCTTTTCTATCAGAG GGTTTACAAATTCTCAAATTGCCAGGAGTGTTTTCACCCTGGGAACAGCTGCTGTTCTCCCATTCTACACCCTCATGGTTCTTGCTCCTAAAACAGAGCTG ACCAGGAAGACCATGGAGAGCACCATTCCATATTTTGTACTTGGACTTTTGTATGCCTATCTTCTATATCTCTCCTGGACACCAGATACCATACGGTTAATGTTCGCAAGTAAATATTGGCTGCCAGAG CTCTGCAGTATAGGAAAGATGTTCTCCAGTGAGATGACCTTAGCTTCTGCATGGATTCATCTGTTGGCTGTCGATCTCTTTGCGGCAAG GCAGGTGTATCAAGATGGACTGGAAAATGAGATTGAAATTCGGCATTCAGTTTCGCTGTGCCTACTCTTTTGCCCTGTTGGAATTGTTACTCATATGTTCACAAAGTTACTGAGCAAAAACAGAAGGAATACGGAGTAG
- the LOC122067383 gene encoding protein ABA DEFICIENT 4, chloroplastic-like isoform X2 — MGFGLHSKLHLVNRIWHFKQHCDRSGFSIRGMGTKLVGQQGVRIGIARSSGWNFVRGSRVVLNPKVAGCVPDRRNYTVSASWFTNSQIARSVFTLGTAAVLPFYTLMVLAPKTELTRKTMESTIPYFVLGLLYAYLLYLSWTPDTIRLMFASKYWLPELCSIGKMFSSEMTLASAWIHLLAVDLFAARQVYQDGLENEIEIRHSVSLCLLFCPVGIVTHMFTKLLSKNRRNTE; from the exons ATGGGTTTCGGCTTGCATTCCAAACTTCATCTG GTTAACAGGATCTGGCATTTTAAGCAACATTGTGATAGATCTGGCTTTTCTATCAGAGGTATGGGTACTAAACTTGTTGGCCAACAAGGTGTAAGAATTGGAATTGCGAGAAGTAGTGGATGGAATTTTGTGAGGGGATCCAGAGTTGTCTTAAATCCAAAAGTTGCTGGATGTGTGCCTGACAGGAGAAATTATACAGTATCtgcttcat GGTTTACAAATTCTCAAATTGCCAGGAGTGTTTTCACCCTGGGAACAGCTGCTGTTCTCCCATTCTACACCCTCATGGTTCTTGCTCCTAAAACAGAGCTG ACCAGGAAGACCATGGAGAGCACCATTCCATATTTTGTACTTGGACTTTTGTATGCCTATCTTCTATATCTCTCCTGGACACCAGATACCATACGGTTAATGTTCGCAAGTAAATATTGGCTGCCAGAG CTCTGCAGTATAGGAAAGATGTTCTCCAGTGAGATGACCTTAGCTTCTGCATGGATTCATCTGTTGGCTGTCGATCTCTTTGCGGCAAG GCAGGTGTATCAAGATGGACTGGAAAATGAGATTGAAATTCGGCATTCAGTTTCGCTGTGCCTACTCTTTTGCCCTGTTGGAATTGTTACTCATATGTTCACAAAGTTACTGAGCAAAAACAGAAGGAATACGGAGTAG
- the LOC122067383 gene encoding protein ABA DEFICIENT 4, chloroplastic-like isoform X1: MVPSACSFSSQMSLKVNRIWHFKQHCDRSGFSIRGMGTKLVGQQGVRIGIARSSGWNFVRGSRVVLNPKVAGCVPDRRNYTVSASWFTNSQIARSVFTLGTAAVLPFYTLMVLAPKTELTRKTMESTIPYFVLGLLYAYLLYLSWTPDTIRLMFASKYWLPELCSIGKMFSSEMTLASAWIHLLAVDLFAARQVYQDGLENEIEIRHSVSLCLLFCPVGIVTHMFTKLLSKNRRNTE, translated from the exons ATGGTGCCCTCAGCTTGCTCTTTTAGTTCTCAAATGTCACTCAAG GTTAACAGGATCTGGCATTTTAAGCAACATTGTGATAGATCTGGCTTTTCTATCAGAGGTATGGGTACTAAACTTGTTGGCCAACAAGGTGTAAGAATTGGAATTGCGAGAAGTAGTGGATGGAATTTTGTGAGGGGATCCAGAGTTGTCTTAAATCCAAAAGTTGCTGGATGTGTGCCTGACAGGAGAAATTATACAGTATCtgcttcat GGTTTACAAATTCTCAAATTGCCAGGAGTGTTTTCACCCTGGGAACAGCTGCTGTTCTCCCATTCTACACCCTCATGGTTCTTGCTCCTAAAACAGAGCTG ACCAGGAAGACCATGGAGAGCACCATTCCATATTTTGTACTTGGACTTTTGTATGCCTATCTTCTATATCTCTCCTGGACACCAGATACCATACGGTTAATGTTCGCAAGTAAATATTGGCTGCCAGAG CTCTGCAGTATAGGAAAGATGTTCTCCAGTGAGATGACCTTAGCTTCTGCATGGATTCATCTGTTGGCTGTCGATCTCTTTGCGGCAAG GCAGGTGTATCAAGATGGACTGGAAAATGAGATTGAAATTCGGCATTCAGTTTCGCTGTGCCTACTCTTTTGCCCTGTTGGAATTGTTACTCATATGTTCACAAAGTTACTGAGCAAAAACAGAAGGAATACGGAGTAG
- the LOC122067383 gene encoding protein ABA DEFICIENT 4, chloroplastic-like isoform X3, whose translation MGTKLVGQQGVRIGIARSSGWNFVRGSRVVLNPKVAGCVPDRRNYTVSASWFTNSQIARSVFTLGTAAVLPFYTLMVLAPKTELTRKTMESTIPYFVLGLLYAYLLYLSWTPDTIRLMFASKYWLPELCSIGKMFSSEMTLASAWIHLLAVDLFAARQVYQDGLENEIEIRHSVSLCLLFCPVGIVTHMFTKLLSKNRRNTE comes from the exons ATGGGTACTAAACTTGTTGGCCAACAAGGTGTAAGAATTGGAATTGCGAGAAGTAGTGGATGGAATTTTGTGAGGGGATCCAGAGTTGTCTTAAATCCAAAAGTTGCTGGATGTGTGCCTGACAGGAGAAATTATACAGTATCtgcttcat GGTTTACAAATTCTCAAATTGCCAGGAGTGTTTTCACCCTGGGAACAGCTGCTGTTCTCCCATTCTACACCCTCATGGTTCTTGCTCCTAAAACAGAGCTG ACCAGGAAGACCATGGAGAGCACCATTCCATATTTTGTACTTGGACTTTTGTATGCCTATCTTCTATATCTCTCCTGGACACCAGATACCATACGGTTAATGTTCGCAAGTAAATATTGGCTGCCAGAG CTCTGCAGTATAGGAAAGATGTTCTCCAGTGAGATGACCTTAGCTTCTGCATGGATTCATCTGTTGGCTGTCGATCTCTTTGCGGCAAG GCAGGTGTATCAAGATGGACTGGAAAATGAGATTGAAATTCGGCATTCAGTTTCGCTGTGCCTACTCTTTTGCCCTGTTGGAATTGTTACTCATATGTTCACAAAGTTACTGAGCAAAAACAGAAGGAATACGGAGTAG